The following coding sequences lie in one Euhalothece natronophila Z-M001 genomic window:
- a CDS encoding RNA-guided endonuclease InsQ/TnpB family protein: MFVLEYKVKAKPSQYQAIDGAIRTVQFVRNKCVRYWMDHQGVNKYDLSRLCKQLAQEFDFAGRLNSQARQASSERAWSAIHRFYKNCQNGIKGKQGYPTFQKNNRSVEYKTSGWKLDPNTKKHITFTDKNGIGRLKLIGSRDIYFYSPKDIKRVRLVRRADGYYCQFCINTDVTEKIEPSNQNIGLDVGLESFYTDSNGHKEPNPRFFRKGEKELKQCQRRLSKKEKGSSNRRKARQRLAKKHLRISRQRKEHAKRLARCVITSNDVVAYEDLRVRNLVKNHNLAKSISDVGWYQFRVWLEYFAQKFGKVTVAVPPQYTSQKCSNCGRIVKKSLSTRTHACQCGANLDRDENAAINILREGLRTIGQIGTAPSLSPPVGEM; encoded by the coding sequence GTGTTTGTCCTTGAGTATAAGGTAAAAGCCAAACCGTCCCAATATCAAGCCATTGACGGTGCCATTCGCACTGTCCAATTTGTGCGTAATAAATGCGTTCGTTATTGGATGGATCATCAAGGTGTTAATAAATACGACTTAAGCAGACTGTGTAAACAGTTGGCACAAGAGTTTGACTTTGCGGGGCGGCTCAATTCTCAAGCTAGACAAGCATCCTCAGAACGGGCTTGGTCAGCGATTCATCGGTTTTATAAAAATTGTCAGAATGGTATTAAAGGGAAACAAGGTTATCCAACTTTCCAAAAGAATAACCGTTCTGTTGAATATAAAACCTCGGGATGGAAGCTCGACCCCAATACCAAAAAACACATTACGTTTACCGATAAGAATGGAATCGGGCGATTAAAGTTAATTGGCAGTCGAGACATTTATTTCTATTCTCCTAAGGACATTAAGCGAGTTCGGTTAGTCCGCAGGGCTGATGGGTATTACTGCCAGTTTTGTATTAATACTGATGTAACTGAAAAGATAGAGCCCTCTAATCAAAACATTGGTTTAGATGTTGGCTTAGAGTCTTTCTATACGGATTCCAATGGTCATAAAGAGCCTAATCCTCGTTTTTTCCGTAAAGGAGAAAAGGAATTAAAACAATGTCAACGTCGCCTGTCTAAAAAAGAGAAGGGCTCGTCTAATCGCAGAAAAGCAAGACAACGATTAGCCAAGAAACACCTGAGAATAAGTAGGCAACGTAAAGAACATGCGAAGAGACTCGCACGTTGCGTAATCACATCTAACGATGTCGTCGCCTATGAAGACTTACGGGTTAGAAACTTGGTGAAAAATCATAACCTTGCTAAATCAATATCAGATGTTGGCTGGTATCAATTTCGAGTATGGCTAGAGTATTTCGCCCAAAAGTTTGGGAAGGTAACAGTGGCAGTTCCGCCTCAGTACACCAGCCAAAAATGCTCTAATTGTGGTCGAATTGTTAAAAAGTCGCTATCAACTAGAACTCATGCTTGCCAATGTGGGGCTAACTTAGATCGTGATGAGAACGCGGCAATCAACATTCTGAGAGAAGGACTCCGTACGATCGGGCAGATCGGAACGGCCCCCTCTCTTTCTCCCCCAGTGGGGGAGATGTAA
- a CDS encoding glycosyltransferase — MTNSNQPNQGFYPMAKLAIKKRQLIKKLKLWRKLWINRYQKNPTLQESNHDKKITYKEQLSYLYQVELDSFLLSDKNLSFPSTEKPLVSIILVLHNRAELTFQCLRSLMTVTLNAEHPCEIILVDNASQDQTNLLLERLCGVTKILNRENCHFLAAINQASKVAKGSYLLLLNNDAQILPGTLSAALDTYSSANDIGAVGGKIIFLDGQLQEAGSIIWNDGSCLGYGRGGNPFDYPYMFRRDVDYCSGAFLLTERNLFLEMGGFDEDYKPAYYEETDYCLRLWEQGKRVVYEPNAAIVHFEFASAQSNDSAINLQKAHQSIFTQKHSQQLANYHLPPAPENIVLARSHSRNSNHILYIDDRVPHAFLGSGFPRSRDILQALVDLNYCVTFYPLGFPEESWQEAYEDIPKVVELVLHQGIEGLEEFLNQRAHCYDLIFISRPHNMEILNPILNRNSQWFEKTRIIYDAEAIYALREVKKRQLLGKTVSQNEKKLLVQTEMQLAENADTVITVSEKEQEHFTNAGVNSVYTLGHTVDLKPTAKKFEERTGIVFVGAIHNINSPNADSVVWFAKEVFPLLQEKIGNDLTFKVVGFNKCQKIWDLQSDSLQVLGKVESLEEIYNCARVFVAPTRFAAGIPFKVHHAAAYGLPIVTTSMIASQIGWEDQQEVLVGDDPKTFAEKCTQVYFNQKLWESLRNAALNKIQLECSRDNFVQKVETIIKSQ; from the coding sequence ATGACAAATTCTAATCAGCCAAATCAAGGATTTTATCCAATGGCAAAGTTAGCGATAAAAAAGCGTCAATTGATAAAAAAACTTAAGTTATGGCGGAAATTATGGATTAATCGCTACCAAAAGAATCCGACATTGCAAGAGTCAAATCATGACAAGAAAATTACTTATAAAGAACAACTATCATACCTTTATCAAGTAGAGCTAGATAGCTTCTTACTATCTGATAAAAATCTATCATTTCCAAGCACAGAAAAACCCTTAGTCAGTATTATCTTAGTTTTACACAACAGAGCAGAGCTAACATTTCAGTGTTTGCGTTCTCTGATGACAGTTACTCTGAACGCCGAGCATCCCTGTGAGATAATACTAGTAGATAATGCCTCACAAGATCAAACTAATCTGCTTTTGGAGCGCTTATGCGGCGTTACTAAAATTTTAAATCGAGAAAACTGCCATTTTTTAGCAGCCATAAACCAAGCCTCAAAAGTCGCAAAAGGCTCTTATTTGCTCTTACTCAATAATGATGCTCAAATCTTGCCAGGAACATTATCTGCCGCCCTAGACACTTACTCTAGTGCCAATGATATTGGAGCAGTTGGGGGGAAAATTATCTTCTTAGATGGTCAGCTACAAGAGGCAGGTAGCATCATTTGGAATGATGGTTCTTGTTTAGGATACGGAAGAGGAGGTAATCCCTTTGATTATCCCTATATGTTTCGGCGTGATGTAGATTATTGTTCAGGAGCTTTTCTACTAACAGAACGAAACTTGTTTTTAGAAATGGGTGGGTTTGATGAAGATTATAAACCAGCTTATTATGAAGAAACGGATTATTGTCTGAGGCTTTGGGAGCAAGGTAAGCGAGTTGTGTACGAACCCAACGCAGCAATTGTTCACTTTGAATTTGCCAGCGCCCAATCCAATGACTCAGCAATTAATCTTCAGAAGGCTCATCAATCTATTTTTACTCAAAAGCATTCGCAACAACTAGCTAATTATCATTTACCACCAGCTCCAGAAAATATTGTTTTAGCACGAAGCCATTCTCGTAATTCTAATCATATTTTGTATATTGATGATAGAGTTCCTCATGCTTTTTTAGGGTCTGGGTTTCCTAGATCACGAGATATTTTGCAAGCTCTAGTGGATTTAAATTACTGTGTCACCTTTTACCCTCTTGGTTTTCCAGAAGAAAGTTGGCAGGAAGCCTATGAGGATATTCCAAAAGTGGTTGAGCTAGTTCTTCATCAAGGAATTGAAGGACTAGAAGAATTTCTAAATCAACGCGCTCACTGCTATGATTTAATTTTTATTAGCCGTCCCCATAATATGGAAATTTTGAATCCAATTTTAAACCGTAATTCCCAATGGTTTGAAAAAACTCGAATTATTTACGACGCGGAAGCAATTTATGCTTTACGAGAGGTCAAAAAACGTCAACTTCTAGGAAAGACAGTTTCTCAAAATGAAAAAAAATTATTAGTTCAGACAGAAATGCAACTAGCAGAAAATGCTGATACAGTTATCACTGTTTCGGAAAAAGAGCAAGAACATTTTACGAATGCAGGAGTAAATTCTGTCTATACACTAGGGCATACAGTTGATCTAAAGCCTACTGCTAAAAAATTTGAAGAGCGAACAGGAATTGTTTTTGTGGGTGCAATTCACAACATTAATTCTCCTAATGCTGATTCAGTTGTCTGGTTTGCTAAAGAAGTATTTCCGTTACTTCAAGAAAAAATTGGCAATGATTTAACATTTAAAGTTGTTGGCTTTAACAAATGCCAAAAAATTTGGGATTTACAAAGTGATTCTTTGCAGGTGTTGGGGAAAGTAGAATCTTTAGAAGAAATTTATAATTGTGCCAGAGTTTTTGTTGCACCAACTCGTTTTGCTGCAGGAATTCCATTTAAAGTTCATCATGCCGCTGCTTATGGACTACCAATTGTGACTACTTCAATGATTGCCTCTCAAATCGGTTGGGAAGATCAACAAGAAGTGCTAGTAGGTGACGACCCCAAAACCTTTGCAGAAAAATGTACTCAAGTTTATTTTAACCAAAAACTATGGGAAAGTTTAAGAAATGCTGCTTTAAACAAAATTCAGTTAGAATGTTCGCGAGATAATTTTGTCCAAAAAGTTGAAACAATTATTAAATCGCAATAA
- a CDS encoding GtrA family protein → MLNWKLIKFLVAGATTTLVNVLLIFFFVEVMGLNTPSLRNLANIIAIELSVLLTFFIYRVWVWPMKEFNFRDILFRQIPMFHMVAGLAISLRVLILFPLLDYIGVNYIINTIIGIAVGSVLNYFVSDRFIFR, encoded by the coding sequence TTGCTTAACTGGAAATTAATTAAGTTTTTAGTTGCGGGAGCCACAACGACATTAGTTAATGTATTACTAATTTTCTTTTTTGTAGAAGTTATGGGCTTAAATACGCCCTCTCTCCGTAACCTGGCTAATATTATTGCGATTGAATTATCAGTACTGTTAACCTTTTTTATTTATAGAGTCTGGGTTTGGCCAATGAAAGAATTTAATTTTCGGGATATCTTATTCAGACAAATTCCGATGTTTCACATGGTAGCAGGGTTAGCGATTAGTCTGAGAGTGTTAATTTTATTTCCGCTTCTAGATTATATTGGGGTGAATTACATCATTAATACAATAATCGGAATTGCGGTTGGCTCAGTGTTAAATTATTTTGTCAGCGATCGTTTTATTTTTCGGTAA
- a CDS encoding glycosyltransferase family protein — protein sequence MEKPPLHIFTTITANYFPKARVLAHSIKELHPSAKIYLVLCDVVPESVVLAEEPFDFIITLEQLKIPNFKSWLFQHNIIELCTAVKGIAFDYIFDKFDCKKLLFFDPDIVILSPLDSLIQKLDYHSVLLTPHQTVPESEREAIIDNEIHSLKVGVFNLGFLGIRNSEQGRKFIAWWRDRCLEFCYDDTPNGLFTDQKWVDLAPAFFSDYLVLQEPIYNVATWNLTHRRVTGSLKEGIYVNGELMCFYHFSGLDSGDQEFMLNKYGKESPVLFQLREWYLKECEHYGQREFSQIPFYYATFENGEVITQEHRLLYRHREDLKALYPNPFLTSDPDYSYYHWFLTYGDNEYIPSRYKCLQSAEQALQSKKEELAASQKEIELLKQRIQAMESSKFWRLRETWLWLKKKFRLT from the coding sequence ATGGAAAAGCCTCCCCTTCATATATTTACAACTATTACAGCGAATTATTTTCCTAAGGCAAGAGTGTTAGCTCACTCGATAAAGGAGTTACATCCATCTGCTAAAATCTATTTAGTATTATGTGATGTAGTTCCAGAGTCAGTGGTGTTAGCAGAAGAACCATTTGACTTTATTATTACTCTTGAACAATTGAAAATTCCTAATTTCAAATCTTGGTTATTTCAACATAATATTATTGAACTCTGTACAGCAGTAAAAGGGATTGCTTTTGACTATATTTTTGATAAATTTGACTGCAAAAAGCTGTTATTTTTTGATCCTGATATTGTCATTCTTTCGCCACTTGATAGCTTGATTCAGAAGCTGGATTATCATAGCGTTTTACTAACGCCTCACCAAACTGTTCCAGAAAGTGAGAGAGAAGCAATTATTGATAATGAAATTCATAGCTTAAAAGTTGGAGTTTTTAACCTAGGTTTTTTGGGAATTCGTAATTCTGAACAAGGGAGAAAATTTATTGCCTGGTGGCGCGATCGCTGTTTAGAATTTTGTTATGACGATACTCCCAATGGACTATTTACAGATCAAAAATGGGTTGACTTAGCACCAGCTTTTTTTTCAGATTATCTGGTTTTACAAGAACCAATTTATAATGTTGCCACTTGGAATCTAACTCATCGCCGTGTAACGGGAAGTCTTAAGGAAGGAATTTATGTTAATGGTGAACTAATGTGCTTTTATCATTTTTCAGGACTGGATAGTGGTGATCAAGAATTTATGCTAAACAAGTATGGAAAAGAGAGTCCAGTTTTATTTCAATTGCGTGAATGGTATCTAAAAGAATGTGAACATTATGGTCAGAGAGAGTTTAGCCAAATTCCATTTTATTACGCAACATTTGAGAATGGAGAAGTCATTACACAAGAACACCGTTTACTTTATCGCCATCGAGAAGACTTAAAAGCCCTTTACCCTAATCCATTTTTGACTTCTGATCCAGATTATTCATACTACCATTGGTTTTTAACTTATGGAGATAACGAATATATCCCCAGTCGGTATAAATGTTTACAAAGTGCAGAACAAGCATTACAAAGCAAAAAGGAAGAATTAGCTGCTAGTCAAAAAGAAATTGAACTACTAAAACAGCGGATTCAAGCAATGGAAAGTAGCAAGTTCTGGAGACTCCGTGAGACTTGGTTGTGGCTTAAGAAGAAATTCAGACTAACTTAG
- a CDS encoding glycosyltransferase family 2 protein produces MQNITLSVVIPCYNEQDNIDLLLKRLLAVIDQLNLTFEIICVNDSSKDDTLNCLIQHHKINPQIKVINLSRNFGKEIALTAGIDYAIGDAVIPMDADLQDPPELIEQLVAKWREGYDVVYATRRSRHGESWLKRWSAYAFYQIAQHLSEVPIPLNTGDFRLLDRQVVEALKQMPERTRFMKGLFAWVGFRQTAVLYERTPRYKGSTTWNYWRLWNFALDGITSFSSLPLKIWSYLGITFSFLAFLYGSFLIIRTLIWGVDVPGYASLIVTILFLGGLQLISLGMIGEYLSRLYQEVKGRPLYLVRDCYGFDHDRPQPPLVKGGEGGI; encoded by the coding sequence ATTCAAAACATTACGCTTTCCGTGGTAATCCCGTGTTACAACGAGCAAGATAATATCGACCTGTTATTAAAGCGATTACTCGCAGTGATTGATCAACTCAACCTGACATTTGAAATTATTTGTGTCAACGATAGCAGTAAAGATGACACTCTCAATTGTCTGATTCAACACCACAAAATCAATCCTCAAATAAAAGTCATTAACTTATCCCGTAACTTTGGCAAAGAAATCGCATTAACAGCAGGAATCGACTATGCCATTGGCGATGCAGTGATTCCGATGGATGCTGATCTCCAAGATCCACCAGAGTTAATTGAGCAACTGGTGGCAAAGTGGCGTGAAGGTTACGATGTCGTTTATGCCACACGACGATCGCGCCACGGAGAAAGTTGGCTCAAACGCTGGAGTGCTTATGCTTTTTATCAGATCGCCCAACACTTAAGCGAAGTTCCCATTCCCCTCAATACCGGTGATTTTCGTTTATTAGATCGGCAGGTAGTAGAAGCACTAAAACAGATGCCAGAGCGAACCCGTTTTATGAAAGGATTATTTGCTTGGGTAGGATTCCGACAAACTGCTGTTTTGTACGAACGCACTCCCCGCTATAAAGGCTCTACGACATGGAATTATTGGCGTTTGTGGAACTTTGCCCTTGATGGCATTACTTCTTTTAGTTCACTTCCTTTAAAAATTTGGAGTTATCTCGGCATTACATTTTCCTTCCTAGCCTTTCTTTATGGCAGTTTTTTGATTATTCGTACCTTAATTTGGGGAGTTGATGTTCCCGGATATGCCTCATTAATCGTTACCATTCTCTTTTTAGGCGGATTGCAACTAATTAGCCTTGGTATGATTGGAGAGTATCTCAGCCGTCTTTACCAAGAAGTAAAAGGCCGCCCCCTTTACCTCGTCCGAGATTGCTATGGTTTCGATCATGATCGCCCCCAACCCCCCTTAGTAAAGGGGGGCGAAGGGGGGATCTAG
- a CDS encoding glycosyltransferase, whose protein sequence is MIDIIIPIFNSYPLLKNCLESVVKHFDSEARLILLDDGSTDPNIAIYLEEIKKNAQFPVLIHQNQHNQGFVKTVNQGIQFSKENDIILLHSDTIVTQNWISKLKQAAYLKENIATVTPLSNNATIFSIPEFGKFNEIPKGYDIESFAQLVEETSCYLYPEVPVGHGFCLYIKRTTFNLLGDLDEDYNRSCGSEYDFCLRVLSYSLCNIMADDTFIYHSKNISDVNNQPFQGELLVQKYPFYWDLIQFYQKNKSNQIWDNIQVKTRQLRIGLDGRCLDDTFAGNQRYLIELIRAYTEKVTNIKVDLLVNNNRQNYVKEVLNTFGIKESPNLIEEASLQSNPKQELWDVFHITLQGTLLQNLATLRPHAKRIIITLQDFILAKNPLYFKDNNWFYYYYLIMQVYLASVDGVITISNFIKDELLSVNTFAKHENDLIHPERVKTVYHGINQRYDSISDVDESFCQEMGITPQKYLLFVGNDYLHKNLEATVKVLEKTQKLGYHYQLVIVGNTIAQGGSKQKLQESLEQETSLKENIFFLNHVSDEMLLKLYGNAGVLLYLSNSEGFGFPPLEAFAHGCPVITSNLTSIPEVVGEGAISFHPGEIEKIASTVIELIENQKQRDRAIKKGRKKVQEFDWRKTAKETINFYNHILRLPPRFQKNLPSLYLESQRLKDVQIQLRNTQNELQNTQHQLQHTKTQLQDTQHQLQHTKTQLQDTQHQLQHTKTQLQDTQHQLQDKEIEIETMKRSKFWKLREKWFKVKAWLRLAELEE, encoded by the coding sequence ATGATTGATATAATTATCCCAATTTTTAATAGTTATCCCCTACTGAAGAACTGCTTAGAGAGTGTCGTTAAACATTTTGATAGTGAAGCTAGATTAATTTTACTAGACGATGGGAGCACTGATCCCAACATAGCTATCTACTTGGAAGAAATAAAAAAAAACGCCCAATTTCCAGTGTTAATTCATCAGAATCAACACAATCAGGGATTTGTCAAGACAGTGAATCAAGGAATCCAGTTTTCAAAAGAAAATGATATCATTCTTCTTCATAGCGATACAATTGTCACTCAAAACTGGATTAGTAAATTAAAACAAGCAGCATATCTTAAAGAAAATATTGCGACAGTAACGCCTCTTTCTAACAATGCAACAATTTTTTCAATTCCAGAATTTGGAAAATTTAACGAAATACCAAAAGGTTATGATATTGAATCGTTTGCTCAATTAGTTGAAGAAACTTCCTGTTATCTTTACCCAGAAGTTCCAGTCGGTCATGGGTTTTGTTTATACATCAAAAGAACAACGTTTAATCTCTTAGGCGACTTAGATGAAGACTATAATCGTAGTTGCGGAAGTGAGTATGACTTTTGTTTACGAGTCTTGAGTTATTCTCTCTGTAACATTATGGCAGATGATACCTTTATTTATCATTCCAAAAATATATCTGATGTGAATAATCAGCCATTTCAGGGAGAACTTTTAGTCCAAAAATATCCATTTTATTGGGACTTAATACAGTTTTATCAAAAAAATAAATCTAATCAAATTTGGGATAATATTCAAGTTAAAACTAGACAGTTAAGAATTGGGTTAGATGGACGCTGTTTAGATGATACATTTGCTGGAAATCAAAGATATTTGATTGAGCTAATTAGAGCCTACACTGAAAAAGTGACAAATATTAAAGTTGATTTATTGGTGAATAATAATCGTCAAAATTACGTCAAAGAGGTGTTAAATACTTTTGGCATCAAGGAAAGTCCTAATTTAATTGAAGAAGCTAGTTTGCAAAGTAATCCCAAGCAAGAATTATGGGATGTTTTTCATATTACGCTTCAGGGAACTCTTTTGCAAAACTTAGCAACCCTAAGACCACATGCGAAACGAATTATCATTACATTGCAAGATTTTATTTTAGCAAAAAATCCTTTATATTTTAAAGATAATAACTGGTTTTATTATTATTATCTAATCATGCAAGTCTATTTAGCCAGTGTCGATGGTGTCATTACCATTTCTAATTTTATTAAAGATGAATTACTATCTGTTAATACCTTTGCCAAACACGAAAATGATTTAATTCATCCGGAAAGGGTAAAGACAGTTTATCACGGGATTAATCAAAGATATGACTCTATCTCTGATGTTGATGAATCATTTTGCCAAGAAATGGGAATTACTCCCCAAAAATATTTATTGTTTGTGGGGAATGACTATTTGCATAAGAATTTAGAAGCAACAGTTAAAGTTTTGGAAAAAACACAGAAATTAGGATACCATTATCAATTAGTTATCGTTGGCAATACGATCGCGCAAGGGGGTAGTAAACAAAAGTTACAGGAAAGCCTAGAACAAGAGACAAGTCTTAAAGAAAACATCTTTTTCCTCAATCATGTTTCTGACGAAATGTTGCTTAAGTTATATGGCAATGCAGGAGTGTTACTCTATTTATCTAATTCGGAAGGATTTGGATTTCCTCCTTTAGAAGCCTTTGCTCACGGTTGCCCTGTTATTACATCGAATTTAACTAGTATCCCAGAAGTAGTTGGAGAAGGGGCAATTTCTTTTCATCCCGGAGAAATTGAAAAAATTGCCTCAACTGTGATTGAATTAATAGAAAATCAAAAACAGCGCGATCGCGCAATTAAAAAGGGAAGAAAAAAAGTTCAGGAATTTGATTGGAGAAAGACAGCAAAAGAAACCATTAACTTTTATAATCATATCCTTCGTCTTCCTCCCCGTTTTCAAAAAAATCTTCCTTCTTTATATCTGGAGTCGCAACGGCTTAAAGATGTACAAATTCAACTACGAAATACTCAAAACGAACTGCAAAATACTCAACACCAGCTCCAACACACAAAAACTCAGCTCCAAGATACTCAACACCAGCTCCAACACACAAAAACTCAGCTCCAAGATACTCAACACCAGCTCCAACACACAAAAACTCAGCTCCAAGATACTCAACACCAGCTCCAAGACAAAGAAATTGAAATTGAAACAATGAAAAGGAGTAAATTCTGGAAATTAAGAGAAAAATGGTTTAAAGTAAAAGCTTGGTTGCGATTAGCAGAACTTGAAGAATAA
- a CDS encoding DUF6311 domain-containing protein — MINKSSKIRLLKTESAIALVFVASIALYFCLFEIRLLNPFSFGWLLQGDWGQHFIGWMAFLNEPWHWPPGRFENLGAPVGNSIVYTDSLPLLAIPLKALLAGQVSLLQFQGWWFLICIILQGVISYVVLRRLTCSPSVSVVGALLLLCWPPMYHRLGHDTLVAHWLLLAAMGVALTVKRKTAVFLGVGLVATAFAIHAYLAAMVSLILGSRILAEIDIGSRWQTVKNFVARKSKTPPISPRTMFLMMTIILVLGVELYLLGYFESGSSGGGGFGVFSMNLNALWNPQTEDWSRFIPAQPFQTEQHEGFLYLGVGLMGVIVVAFALALWQSTTAQSSFDQRFKKLGVVAIAAFIFALSSRVTFGENVLFNIGLPPTVQDLLFLSTFQSSGRFGWITGLVLIVWSIFAIASRLGSKQTVMILSFALALQLVDLSSVPALMRDWTAPLPEKRAQYEELAAQWPSSLKHIRAIPPQDLDDEIQYQLGFAAILNGGTTNSFYFARPNNEAMEPFTERLKSDISQNQLRDDTMYLSSSHACYIAAGNKSHFKAHYSLVVVNGSWFADDPLPNDWRDRQVTTEENPSLAELIASCGEDCTMVLAIKDDGSKNLSEETIDALASKGAKKVLNLDFRDSYLIVLKDGNVVTEELASEESVEWSNQLDSLSVRVESAGFDAGAHAFIFLDDVNCSLNQRGFNGVYWQQEPKHIKRFHVDTYLPATER, encoded by the coding sequence ATGATAAATAAGTCTTCCAAAATCCGCTTATTGAAAACTGAAAGCGCGATCGCGCTTGTGTTTGTAGCCTCGATCGCGCTCTACTTTTGTCTATTCGAGATACGGCTATTAAACCCCTTCTCCTTCGGATGGCTGTTACAGGGAGACTGGGGACAACACTTTATCGGATGGATGGCCTTCCTTAATGAGCCATGGCATTGGCCCCCTGGTCGGTTTGAGAACCTCGGAGCACCTGTGGGAAATTCAATTGTCTATACTGATTCACTTCCGCTGCTAGCAATTCCCCTTAAAGCACTTCTAGCGGGACAAGTTTCCCTTTTACAGTTTCAAGGATGGTGGTTTCTCATCTGTATCATTTTACAAGGGGTAATCAGCTATGTGGTGCTGCGACGACTGACTTGCTCACCATCAGTGAGCGTCGTTGGGGCTCTGCTCCTGCTCTGTTGGCCCCCCATGTACCATCGACTCGGTCATGATACACTCGTTGCTCATTGGCTATTACTAGCAGCAATGGGGGTTGCTTTAACCGTCAAACGTAAAACTGCAGTCTTCCTTGGGGTAGGGTTAGTAGCAACTGCCTTTGCAATCCACGCCTATCTCGCTGCTATGGTTTCCCTGATTCTTGGGAGCAGGATCCTCGCTGAAATAGATATAGGGAGCCGATGGCAAACGGTGAAGAACTTTGTAGCGAGGAAATCTAAAACTCCCCCCATTTCCCCAAGAACCATGTTCCTCATGATGACAATTATCTTGGTTCTGGGAGTCGAACTATATCTACTGGGTTATTTTGAAAGTGGAAGCTCTGGTGGGGGCGGGTTTGGGGTGTTCTCAATGAACCTTAATGCTCTCTGGAATCCCCAAACCGAGGATTGGTCTAGATTTATCCCTGCCCAACCCTTCCAAACTGAACAACATGAGGGATTTCTTTATTTGGGAGTAGGACTGATGGGGGTAATTGTGGTCGCGTTTGCCCTCGCCTTATGGCAGTCCACAACAGCCCAGTCCAGTTTTGATCAGCGATTTAAAAAATTAGGGGTAGTCGCGATCGCGGCTTTCATTTTTGCACTCTCATCCCGAGTCACCTTTGGCGAAAATGTCCTTTTTAATATAGGCTTGCCACCAACTGTGCAAGATCTATTGTTCTTATCTACATTTCAGTCTAGCGGGCGCTTTGGCTGGATTACAGGGCTAGTTCTCATTGTTTGGAGTATTTTCGCGATCGCGTCTCGACTCGGTTCCAAGCAAACCGTGATGATTTTATCCTTTGCCCTTGCACTTCAACTCGTAGATCTCTCAAGTGTTCCGGCTCTAATGCGGGATTGGACTGCCCCCCTCCCTGAAAAGCGCGCACAATATGAGGAGTTAGCCGCACAGTGGCCATCGAGCCTTAAGCACATACGTGCAATCCCCCCCCAAGACTTAGATGATGAGATCCAATACCAACTAGGCTTTGCCGCGATCTTAAATGGTGGAACCACTAATTCTTTCTATTTTGCACGTCCTAATAATGAAGCAATGGAGCCTTTTACAGAGCGCCTCAAATCTGACATCAGTCAAAACCAGCTACGCGACGATACAATGTACCTGAGTAGCAGCCATGCCTGTTATATAGCAGCTGGAAACAAAAGCCACTTCAAGGCACATTATAGCCTAGTGGTGGTCAACGGCTCTTGGTTTGCCGATGATCCCCTGCCGAATGATTGGAGAGATCGCCAAGTTACAACAGAAGAAAACCCGAGCCTTGCCGAGTTAATTGCCTCATGTGGTGAAGACTGTACAATGGTTTTAGCAATTAAGGACGATGGCTCAAAAAACTTATCTGAGGAGACAATTGATGCTTTAGCAAGTAAAGGTGCCAAGAAAGTTCTTAACCTTGATTTTCGTGATAGTTATCTGATTGTTCTTAAGGATGGGAATGTTGTCACCGAGGAACTTGCTTCTGAGGAAAGTGTTGAATGGTCAAACCAGTTAGATAGTCTATCAGTGCGTGTTGAGAGTGCAGGTTTCGACGCTGGAGCTCACGCTTTCATCTTTCTTGATGATGTAAACTGTTCCCTAAATCAAAGAGGCTTCAACGGTGTATACTGGCAACAAGAGCCTAAACATATCAAGCGCTTTCATGTTGATACCTATCTTCCAGCGACTGAGCGGTAA